In the Schaalia hyovaginalis genome, GGGCGCCCATCGAGATGATGTCGCGGACGATGCCGCCGACACCGGTCGCGGCGCCCTGGTAGGGCTCGACGAAGCTCGGGTGGTTGTGGGATTCGACCTTGAAGGTGACGGCCCAGCCCTTCCCGATGTCGACGACGCCGGCGTTCTGGCCCATGCCGACGAGGAGGCGCTCCTTCATCTTCTCGGTCGTGCGGGCGCCGAACTGCTCGGCGAGGTGCTTCTTCGAGGACTTGTACGAGCAGTGCTCGGACCACATCACCGAGTACATAGCGAGCTCGGCGTTCGTGGGGCGGCGGCCGAGGATCTCGACGATCCTGTCGTACTCGTCGGCCTTGAGCCCGAGCTCGCGCCAGGGCATCTCCTTGTCGGGGGTCGCTGCGGCGTCCTCGACGGTGTCGGGGAGTTCGCGGGGGGAGGTGGGGGCCTCGGCGGTCATTGGCGTTCCATTCCTTCGCTTCGGACCGGGGACGCCGGTCCGTACAACACGTCTTCGGGTAGGGCCCTCGCGGCCGGATCGCGGGTGTTCACGTCGTTCAGCGGACGAGGGCGGGGCGGCGCTCAGCCGACGAGGCTCGCCAGGACGGACTGGAAGATCTTCAGGCCTTCCGTTCCCCCGTGAGCGGCGCATTCGCCCTCGGCGCCTTTCCCGAGGGGGCCGAAGCCGGCTTCGGTCGCGTGCTCGGGGTGGGGCATGAGGCCGACGACGTTGCCCGCGTCGTTCGCGACGCCGGCGATGTCGTTCGCCGAACCGTTGGGGTTGACGTCGATGTAGCGGAAGATGACGCGGCCCTCGCCCTCGAGGCGTTCGAGTTCGGCGGGGGAGGCTTGGAAGTTCCCTTCGCCGTTCTTGAGGGGCACCGTAAGGAGTTCGCCGGGCTCGAAGGAGCGCGTCCAGGCGGTCGCGGTGTTCTCGACGCGGAGGATCTGGTCGCGGCAGAAGAACTTCTGGTGGTCGTTGCGGATGAGCGCGCCGGGCAGGAGGTGCGCTTCGCAGAGGATTTGGAAGCCGTTGCAGATGCCGAGGACGGGCATGCCTTTCCCGGCTGCGGTGATGATCTCGCCCATGACGGGGGCGGTCGCGGCGATCGCCCCGCAGCGCAGGTAGTCGCCGTAGGAGAAGCCTCCGGGGATGACGACCGCGTCGACGCCGTGCAGGTCGGCGTCCTTGTGCCACAGGGCGACGGGTTCGGCGCCTGCGAGGCGCACCGCGCGGGCGGCGTCCCTGTCGTCGAGGGTGCCGGGGAAGGTGACGACTCCGACGCGCGTCACTTCGCGGCTCCTTCTTCGGGGAGGGCTTCGACGCGGACGACGTCTTCGATGATCGGGTTCGAGAGGACCTCTTCGGCGGCCCGACGGGCGTCGGCGAGGAGTTCTTCGGTGACGGGCCCGTCCACGCTGAGGTGGAAGCATTTGCCCTGCCGGACCGCGGTGAAGCTCGTGATCCCGAGCCTGGGCAGCGCCGAACCGACGGCCTTGCCCTGGGGGTCCAGGATCTCCGGCTTCGGCATCACTTCCACGATGATTCGCCCCACGGCGTTCCTCCTTCGTCGAGCGGGCCTTTCGGGTCCCGCCTGTGGTGGTGCTTCACAGTTTGGGTTCCTCGCCGGTGAGGCGAGTGAAGGCTTCGACGTAGCGGGCACCGGTAGCGGCGGCGACCTCGTCCGGCAGGGCGGGCGGTTGGGCGCCCGAAGCACGATCCCATCCGGATTCGGCCGAGGTGAGCCAGTCGCGAAGGTACTGCTTGTCGAAGCTGGGGGCGGGTCGGCCCTCGATCCATTCATCGGCGGGCCAGAAGCGTGAGGAGTCCGGGGTGAGGATCTCATCGCCGAGGACGAGGGCGCCGGTGGCCGGATCGAGGCCGAATTCGAATTTCGTGTCGGCGATGATGACGCCCCGGGCTGCGGCGATGTCCCGGGCCCGCTCGTAGAGGGCGATCGAGGTGTCGCGCAGGCGCGCGGCGAGTTCGGCGCCGACCATGTCGGCCGCGCGTTCGAAGGTGATGTTCTCGTCGTGCTCGCCGAGTTCGGCCTTGGCGGCCGGAGTGAAGATCGGCGTGTCGAGGCGCGAGGCTTCGACGAGGCCTTCGGGCAGGCCGATCCCGCAGACCGTGCCGGATTCTTCGTATTCGACGAGCCCGGAGCCCGTGAGGTAGCCGCGGACGACGCATTCGATGGGGATCATGCGCAGCGCTTTCGCGACGACGGCGCGGCCTTCGAGCTCCTCCGGCACGGAATGGGGGTCGAGGGGATCGTGCGCGGTGGCGAGGAGGTGGTTCTCGACGACGTCCTCGAGCCTCCCCATCCACCAGACGGCGAGCTGGTTGAGGATCTTGCCCTTGCCGGGGATCGGTGTCTCGAGGATGTAGTCGAAGGCGCTGATCCGGTCGGAGGTGACCAGGAGCAGCCGGTCCGGCGAGTCCTGGTCGGCGGGCGCGTAGATGTCGCGCACCTTCCCGGAGGACACTCTCACCCATCCGCGCAATTCGTCGTCGGCCATCGTGATCCTCCAGTCGCTCTCTTCAGTTCAGTTCTTCGCGTCGAGTCCGGCGGGCCAGGTCGCGATGTCGGAGCGGTGATGCTCCCCCGCGAAGGAGATGAGGGCCACGCCCTCGTAGGCCCTGGCGCGGGCCGCCTCGATGTCAGGTCCGCGCCCCACGACGTCGAGGACGCGGCCGCCCGTGTTGACGAGGACCTCGGTCGGCTCGAATCCGCAGCAGCCCGCCGCCGCGTCGGCCGGGTCATCGGTGATGCGCATGCCGGTGCCGGCGTGGATGACGTGGACGCCGTCGAGGGCCTCCGCCTCCTCGATGCCGGTGATCTCGTGCCCGGTGTCGGTCGGGCCGGGGTACCCGCCCGAGGCCATGACGACGGTGACCGCCGCTTCCTTCGACCATCGGGGGGCGGGAGTGCGGTCGAGGGCGCCCGTCGCCGCTGCGAAGAGCAGCTCGGCGAGCGGGGAGTCGAGGCGTTCGAGGACGGCCTGGGTCTCGGGGTCTCCGAAGCGGACGTTGAACTCGACGACTCGGATGCCCTTCGAGGTCATGGCGAGCCCGCAGTACAGGAGGCCGACGAAGGGGGTGCCGCGGCGGGCCATCTCATCGACGGTCGGTTTCGCGACCGTGGCGACGACCTCGTCGGCGACGCCGTCGGGGAGCCAGGGCAGCGGCGAGTAGGCGCCCATTCCGCCCGTGTTCGGCCCTTCGTTGCCGTCGTGGGCGCGCTTGAAGTCCTGCGCGGGCACGAGGGGGATGACGGTGACGCCGTCGGATACGCAGAAGAGGGAGACTTCGGGGCCGTCGAGGTAGTCCTCGATGACGACCGCGCCGTCTTCGCGGGCGAGGCAGGCCTCGGCGTGGGCGCGCGCGGCCTCGCGGTCCTCGGTGACGACGACGCCCTTGCCCGCGGCGAGCGCATCGTCCTTGACGACGTGGGGGGCGCCGAGCTCGTCGAGGGCGGCGTCGACCTGGTCCATGGTGCGGCAGGTGAAGGCGCGGGCCGTTGCGACGCCCGCGGCCTCCATGACCTCCTTGGCGAAGGATTTGGAGGCTTCGAGGCGCGCCGCGGCCTTCGTCGGGCCGAAGCAGGGGATGCCCGCGGCGATCACGGCGTCGGCGACGCCTGCGACGAGGGGCGCCTCAGGGCCGACGACGACGAGGTCGACCTCGTGGGATCGGGCCCTGGTGACGACCGCGGCGGGGTCGAGGGGGTCCGTGACGTAGGAATCGCCGAGGTCTTCGATTCCGGGGTTGCCCGCCTGAACGATGAGTTCGACCGGATCGGCCGGGTCGGCGGTGCGGATGAGTGCCCGGGCGAGCGCGTGCTCGCGCCCGCCATTCCCAACGAGGAGAACCTTCACGGCCCTCAGCCTAGCGATAAATGCGCGGCGGACGAAAGCGCGTCCGAATCCGGTGGAGGCGGGCCGGGTCGGGAATCCGTCCGAGCGGACCGGCCCGTCCGGTGGACGATGCGCGTCTTCTTCCGCACCGGTGCCTCGTGTTTCCAGGACTGCGGTCTCAGATCCCCTAGGGCCTCCGAGGAACGGGGGCTGCTGCTGCACTCGACGAGGAATCGACGAAGGCCCGCTCGTCAGTCTCCACGCAGATCCACGCTCGAGGAGACGCAGGAGGCGAAACCCTTGCGGCGCGCGTACCGGACGACCTCGGCGGTGACGTCCGTGTCCTCCGAGTATTCGATGAGCAGCACGGCGGCGCCTTCGCGGCGGGCCCGCTCAAGGCGCGTCTCGGCGATGCGAGTCTGCGAAGGGTCCTGCCTCTCGAAACGTTCGGCTTCGTAGTCGACGATCCGGGTGAGAAGTTCCTCCTGAGCGAGGGCGTCGATCTCACCGCCCAGACCTTAGGACTGCATGCGCTCGACGAAAGCGGCACCACCATTGATCATGACGGGCCTGCCGCTTGCGCGCATGGCGCGGATCATCGCGAGGAGCGCCCGATAGACGGCATCGTCTGATCGCTGCGCATAGACGTCCGCGTTATCGACGAAGAAGCCATCGGCACCGAGGGCGATGAGTCTGGGGGCCAGCTCCGTGGTGATGAATCGCTGCCAGGAGGCGTCGGTGACGTCGATCCACCGCTCATCGGGCCAGTTCTCATAGGGGGCGAAGGTGAGGTTCTGGAAGCGCTGCGCATAAGGCCGGTAGGACTCGAGGGAGTCCTAGAGAGACATAGCCGTAGATCGTGCCGACTCCGACGGCGCGCAGCGCTGCGACCTGGTCCGCGCGGAAGGATTGAAGATCCAGGATGAGGACGTCGTCGTCAGCGTAATCCCGTGGATCGAAGGAAGGGTCGTGAGGGTCGATGCCAAGAACGACGCCGACACGGTGACCGGCGGAGAAGGCGTTCTTCGCAGATGCGGCGGCCGCCGAGGACCCCGCGGATTCGGGCGTAGCGCGGCCCTCCGATTCGGAGCGATCGGCCGTCTGTCCGTCCGAGCCGGAGGCGCGATCGTCAGCGACGCATCCGGCGAGGAGAGTGAAGCAGAGGAGGAGGGCGAGAAGGGGCGATGTGAAAGCGCGGCGCCTGAACTCCCAGGTTTGGGCGGGCGCACGGCGAAACCATCGGCCGCTCGAGCCGCTTCTCGTGTTCATACGGTCACGTTAGTGCATCGGAGAACGGCGACGAACGGCC is a window encoding:
- the purQ gene encoding phosphoribosylformylglycinamidine synthase subunit PurQ, producing the protein MTRVGVVTFPGTLDDRDAARAVRLAGAEPVALWHKDADLHGVDAVVIPGGFSYGDYLRCGAIAATAPVMGEIITAAGKGMPVLGICNGFQILCEAHLLPGALIRNDHQKFFCRDQILRVENTATAWTRSFEPGELLTVPLKNGEGNFQASPAELERLEGEGRVIFRYIDVNPNGSANDIAGVANDAGNVVGLMPHPEHATEAGFGPLGKGAEGECAAHGGTEGLKIFQSVLASLVG
- a CDS encoding phosphoribosylformylglycinamidine synthase subunit PurS, giving the protein MGRIIVEVMPKPEILDPQGKAVGSALPRLGITSFTAVRQGKCFHLSVDGPVTEELLADARRAAEEVLSNPIIEDVVRVEALPEEGAAK
- a CDS encoding phosphoribosylaminoimidazolesuccinocarboxamide synthase, producing the protein MADDELRGWVRVSSGKVRDIYAPADQDSPDRLLLVTSDRISAFDYILETPIPGKGKILNQLAVWWMGRLEDVVENHLLATAHDPLDPHSVPEELEGRAVVAKALRMIPIECVVRGYLTGSGLVEYEESGTVCGIGLPEGLVEASRLDTPIFTPAAKAELGEHDENITFERAADMVGAELAARLRDTSIALYERARDIAAARGVIIADTKFEFGLDPATGALVLGDEILTPDSSRFWPADEWIEGRPAPSFDKQYLRDWLTSAESGWDRASGAQPPALPDEVAAATGARYVEAFTRLTGEEPKL
- the purD gene encoding phosphoribosylamine--glycine ligase is translated as MKVLLVGNGGREHALARALIRTADPADPVELIVQAGNPGIEDLGDSYVTDPLDPAAVVTRARSHEVDLVVVGPEAPLVAGVADAVIAAGIPCFGPTKAAARLEASKSFAKEVMEAAGVATARAFTCRTMDQVDAALDELGAPHVVKDDALAAGKGVVVTEDREAARAHAEACLAREDGAVVIEDYLDGPEVSLFCVSDGVTVIPLVPAQDFKRAHDGNEGPNTGGMGAYSPLPWLPDGVADEVVATVAKPTVDEMARRGTPFVGLLYCGLAMTSKGIRVVEFNVRFGDPETQAVLERLDSPLAELLFAAATGALDRTPAPRWSKEAAVTVVMASGGYPGPTDTGHEITGIEEAEALDGVHVIHAGTGMRITDDPADAAAGCCGFEPTEVLVNTGGRVLDVVGRGPDIEAARARAYEGVALISFAGEHHRSDIATWPAGLDAKN